The genomic region GAAGATGCGAGTGGCGAGCAGGATGAGCCTCGATTCCATGCTGTTGAGATAAGCGATTGGGCAGAGCAACGCGGCTGATCGCACAATGTCTGTTAACCTGTTCTCCGAGAAGGCCGCAAGAATAATCAAGGTCCCCTAGAAAAAAAAACAGAGAGCAAAAGTTTCAGCATATCCTCCTCTCCAATCCAAACAGTCACAAGACCCAATTCGATATATTCATGATTACCAGGGAGTGACCAACGTAGTGGACTTTCATGCCTCCTGTTCTGTTATAGACGAACTCAAGCACAGCAGGAAGATCATAGTCAGCAAGCTGGTCCCATGTCCAGTCCCAAAAGGCCTGCACGCAAAGAGGACACCAGCATTTTTTTTTTCAGTGAAATATTTTGGCTGTCATACGGTTTCTTGACCAAATTTCAAGCTATATAAGCTAGAGATGCGAAGGTATGTAACCGGGTCTTGTGGGGAGAGGGTGGTGTGCCTGCGGCTGGACTCTGTTCCGCGAGAGTTGGCGATCCAAACATCAAACCCACCATCAGCCAAGATGAAGCCCAGTGATTGTTTTGGTGTGCTCAGTACCCAGCAGAAACCATCCTGCCAAACCAACAGATGATCACATGTGTTGCAGATCGTGCATATGATCATATAAACCACTGTTTTATACTATACATGACACTGTTTACAGATTGAAATAAAAGGTGAGATAGAGAACAGACAGAGAGTGCTCGACGGTCTTGTCTTACCACCAGTAGCCCATGGAACAGTAGTACTGGTGTCCTCGTCATCTCGGTGGCACCAGAGAGACCATAGGGGATCCTCTTTAAGCTAAGGATGTAGCCATCCTCCGTTGTCACATGGTATTCCTCACATGGATAGCCGTAAGCTGCTACTCGGGACCTGCACATACCTAAGGGATGAGGTTGTGGGGGGCATTTGTCATCACTAATATCGTCTGTAGAATTCCGCATCCTGCTGCTTGAGCTGAGAACAGTTTGCAGGTTCATCAAGCAGCAGGCAATGATGGAAAGAGCCAGGAACGGTAGATAGAGATCCTTCTGAGCCATCTCGATCGATCGATCTGTTGAGAACTATGATTTCCGGCACTAGAACTGAAACTTCTGCAGGGATGGCCTCTGAATGACACTGGGTTTCTAGCTTCATCACTGCATGCATGCGTTGTAAGGAACGACACTAACTTATAGAACAGGCTTACTTATCGGCTATTGTTTTCTCTCAGAAGCATGAGCACGGGAAAGTGTGATTGAATGACCATGCATGAGCTAATCAGTTGAAAAAAAAACAGAAGTAGTTGTCACAATACCAATTAATCATGCCATCTTGATGATGAGAAATGAACACGCCGTAGATCTCACTTCACAACAATTCTGTGATCCCATTTTCTGTTCAAGCCGTTAGGAAGAATGTTGTAGACGAAAAGACTACATTATCTATTATTTGTACCAGTGTAACTTATTATTTTGCAATTTAGAACATTCGGGTATATCATATCACTGGAGCATGCTATCATGATGTCCTTGATATATGCCAAATTCATCAGTTCTGCATGAGCATTACATTATATACTATTATACTAGGGTGCTGTTTGGATAGAAGGACGTCTTCGGACAGAACGAACCATTCTATCTAAGACCATCTCCTCTAATAACACCACCCGACCCCACCCCACCTAGGGTGAAATTGTTGTCCAACAGCCTCAAAGATGAGGGACAAAATAAACTCCCTCATAAATGGGGTGAGTTCTAATCTCTCATAATCTTTAATTACTTTATTTCTTTATGATGTTAACTTTTTTAAGCATCATAACCTGATAATAATGTATATTATGATAGTACAAATAGTCTATGATTTCTTATAATAAATAACTGAATTATAGTATATATAGTGAATGGTTGGAGACATTCTATATATGAGAAAAATATTTTTTAGGATAATATAATAAAATACAATAGAAAGTATATGTCGGCGTATCGGACCCGGggctccctggaccgacgagtaaatttgtcgctgcgtgcccctacccagatgggttggcgcgggatggaacacaagtggaggaatgagacttgtattatcctgcaccacggtgcttgtagtaggggttacaagccttgcgagagagcgagggcgagagaggGCGAGTagcagagagcgagagagagagagggtccggCCCCTGCCCGTCTTCTCCCGCCGTGCGTTCGTATGTTGGTATGCTCGTCCCTCTGTCCCTCTTTTTTCCTCTGTGGGTCCCTGgacacccccttttatagacgtaaggagatgcccagctgtacaatggggtgtagctgggagctaacgtggctggcagggaagtgcccTGAGCCCTGTACAGATAACAACGTGGCCGTTGGGGGGACGTCTCGAGTCCTGTAGATATAGTATCGTGGCCGTCAGAGaaatgccttgagccctgtagcagTACAACTGTTGGTGCtgtatggatcctgctgacgtctccttgcttccgtagggggcttgagaaccaccgacgtcatggttgCATGAAGGAAACCACCATCGTCTATTACCGGGGTaagctggatgggacgccggtcttgttccttcgtagcctgagctagctaggagtagggtaatgatgcatccctcGTGGCGTGGTTGATCCGAGCCAGAGGTCAGGCGAGGTGgcgactcctccgaggccgaggctggggccgagacccagggtcgggcgaggcggagatttcctcccgaggccgggccctggggtcgggcgaggcggagcttcctgttgcgcccgaggctgaactcggccgTTGTCGGTGTCgcccgggtggttggcacagcagccggagcggggcgagcggcgctgttttcctgtcagatcggtcagtgaaagggcaaagtgactgcagtcactttgaccttgtcgactgaggcgcgcgtgtcaggataaggtgtcagacgaccccagcattaaatgcgcatgcaacacggtcggctggtaaggcgttTTGGCCAAAGTCGCTTGCACGACAAGGCTTGCctttggctgagccgagggtgcgctcactgtttgaggagaccctcgggcgagacgtggattcgtccgggaccactgttccgcccgaggccgggctcgggcgaggtgagaccGTGTCCcctggtagacgaagccttgactttgACCCGAGCCGTCAGTCTTCACGGTTTGCTCTGaaggtgtttaccagccgtgattaggagtggtgggggtacccctaattacggtacccgacagtagcccccgagcctcgagggGAGTGGTGATGCTCGCTTCGAGGCTCTGCCGCATTCTtggtgaggggaccggcctttctcggttaaacTTTGTTCcgacgggtgcgcgcgagcgcacccgccgggtttagcccccgaggcctcggaggagtggtttgactactCTGAGGTCTTAacgcttttcgtgatgcctcggccggtcctgttgttccctcatgcggcctggccatagcccgggtgctcgatcaggttccgagtttttgagctggtttgttgacgctgtcaacagtttggccgtagccgggtgcgagagcagcccccgagcctctgcacggagcgagaggacgatcaaggactgtcttgacttctattatacgccccttcgtcgcctttccgcaaggaggaaggggggaagcgccatgttaccctcggagggcaccgatcatggtgtttccggtgagctgctaacgggtgatccgagtggacgcccgtgccccgttcgttaagggtcggctagtggcccagaggcgcgctccaaaagtacctgcaggtgattcgctggacccggacccttttcgacagggtccgagggctcgatgcctccctccggttggATTCCATTACgagtcgttcccgctggtctcggaaatgtcctagggtacctcgggagcgtagcctgagcctcggccatgtatcggacgtacccagggtcatccctcactctgcgtgttctggggcggctgtcgaaccccttcGAGGGGCTAGCctgcgaacccctgatcagtagtgggcgcggagcccgagtgctctggggcggctgtcgaacccttccgaggggccagccttcgaacccctgatcagtaatgggcacggagcccgggtGCTCTAGggaggctgtcgaacccttccgaggggctagcctttgaacccctgatcagtaggagggctcaggggcccatttccttcgcggggaaggatcctttccgAAATATCCCCCTTCCCAgtcccctgtggcaagagagagaaaggaaacggaaaaggatatgaattcaaaaagtcgtggcgcacctttttcgaTGCGGcctttatggcggaggtgaaacgttgcCTGCTTCGCCCGCTTCGCCCGCCAGTGGTGTCGCTCCCCTGctagggagttaatgcgacgggacgggcgattcgccgggcggccgttgcgcgtgcgcaggccgttcgaggaacggggcacgggcgcgtcgtccttacgccgtgggagagggctcccccgcTGCTTCAGGAAAAGACGCGAGCCTGGGGGTGatctgaccgctgcttccgcccgtctgTTGCAGCAGTTATTgctggtccacttttggccacatCAACTGCTGTGCCtacccccgcggctgactgacccgtgaccgctgCACCCAAtcggcactgttgggtcacgcgtggggccgcctcgagtcgcggcactggttctgtAGTCGAGAAGTCGTGGCATTGGCgcaggtggcggtgcagttttttcgCACGTAGTGACCGTCGTGCCGGTTGCATGGTAGGTGGGACCGGGCCTTCGTGCTGGTCCACCGGAAGtgacgaagtcgaaagggtgcataaccgtggggcggttgcatgctcccaGCGTGGTGGCTCGCCCCTTCGTCCGCTGGTTCCGGCGAGGAGGAGGGAACGCTTATAACCGTAGGGCGGTTTCATGCCTTTCGTGCGGCGGTTTGCCTCCTTCGCGTCTTGGGTCAGCTCACACGACGTGTGGGGCCCAACccctgtgtcgtagggggagaaccctggagcacgtcggtggagactttgcctgtgacgctaaggggtgcaagtgaggagatctgcctataaaaggggatcgatcccccgggcagtggCCATGCCTTCGTTCTCCCCTCATatgttgcgcccttccacctttcgaACCCCTGGATGGGGCGCACCGGCGtcgccttgctcttgctgtcgttggaggagcgcggCCTCGTGGAGATTGGCgctcttcagccatcgctcggcttcaaggattttcgtcatgcagcccggctgcattccctcaccaatggtcatccatagggatgatcaccagcctggtggtggggagaagcaagccgggctgcgacctccgccccgccctcagcttcaaggatcttcgtcatccAGGCTGAGGCGGAGGAGCGCACCGAGTGGGGGGTCGCCTCCACGTGGGTCGGTGACCCTTTTCTTTCCCCAgcgttcgggggagaagggcatcctctAGCCCCAcggaggcatcctccagccataCGGGGGAAGGCGTACTGCTACTccctggccagggtgcagcttTCCGTCCTCCACCCGGGCGGCGGTCGTGCCGCGCGCGGGCCAGCCACGTCCAGGTCCTCCTCGCACCGTCAGCTGCGCCCGGGGGTCGCTCAGCACGTCGTAcgacgcgagggcggtactcgtgttctgggacggcctCGACGAGGATGGGAGTGAGGAcctaccggtgcgctttggggcggccgttgTTCACCggcgcggtgttggtgggcaggtggccgctgtcgtcggtgctgaggtggtgatcgccataggtgaggcttcctcTTGCACCAGCGGTTGTCTCTACCGATGAGACCGTCGGTGCCACCTGCGCTCCAGGCCTCCGGCTCTttagctttaatggctggttctcgtcctccgtgagggacgtgaacgaaggcccttcagcagtagcgtttgccccgaggccatcgctgctgctgtctagccgctcgagacagaggtcgttgtcgctgctgccgcagaggtcgccggcgagtcgcttggagtttgttatcccgtgGGTcccctggtgtggaggttgttcatacccgcgggaatggaaccagagtcccgtttgtaagggaATATACTGGGTCTTTGCCTGGGCAAAATGTAACTGCTTCAAAGACTTAGACATTTGTCGTAGGCCAGGAGAACCGCCGAGGGtcctgccgacgtctaagtctatgtAGCATAGTTACCCCAAGCATATgtatttgttctttgtggctgtcgaagcctgaacatttgggtatttgagtataaagctgtgtttcttcctcatttcgagcactaggacttgcctgtcggtggctgaaccacttaaccgagtgtgagttgccttgcgcggaaggtgacgagtgaggtatccgtatcccggaggcgtaggagtccctcgactcggtcgaccttgccgcttaaaGCCTCTCTTGCTcggttttagaaccttcggctactctgcgatgagctgaagcTGAAGGCAGCggtggcgtggacagaggcgatgTCGGCTCAGACAGAGGCTTTCTCGGcacgggagcaggtggcttcccaggccgggaAGGTGCAACATCGGTAGCTGGGGTTTGGCCAGATCACCTGCGAGCAGGGCCAATCCCAGAGCCAAGCCGCCGAAACTGTGAGCCGGGTTGAGATCCTCGGGGGACGGCTGGCTGGGGCTTCAGAGCGGCCGGCCGAGGCGCCTGCTCGCTTCGCCGTCTAAGGctaggccagattccgccgagggtggaaacaacgccgagggtgccgctcctccccctgctGATGTTTGAGCCTGCATGAACAGTTCGtctgaagtatgcgtatgttttttgcgaccACCGAGGCCTAAACATATTTAGCACTCatattataaagctgcgttttctttcctcttgtttcgagcatttaggacttgttcgtcggcagcagaatcgcattatctgagcgagagttacttttcgcggaaggtgacgagtgaggtatccgtatcccggaggcgtaggagtccctcggctcggtcggccttgccgcttacgtgctctCTCACCCGTTCGCAGGACCctactatcgatatagtcgaaaaatgCACGAAAGTTGTTTTCTACccaagcgttaggacttgttcggtagcaggatcgcttatccgagcgagagttacttttcgcggaaggtgatgagtgaggtatccgtatcccggaggcgtaggagtccctcggctcggtcggccttgccgcttacgtgctctCTCACCTGTTCGCAGGaccctgctatcgatatagtcaaaagcacgaaagttgtttcggtagaaaactttttcgaggaaaattttgacgcagagggggggtcccccttctagccctcgagggagggtcgggcttggccgaggcaaggctgacccttccttgacggttagactttatttaaacGCGTAAAAACGAggaacatgaacgacttgaaacattttaagggtagaagcgacgtagctgttcgatgttccaagcgttgctgtagacctcgccttgatcgttggccagcttgtatgttccgggcttcaagatcttggcgatgatgaatagcccttcccaggggggagtaagcttgtggcgcccacgagcgtcttgtcgcagccgaagcaccaagtctcccacttggaagcctcggggccgaaccattcgggcgtggtagcgtcgtagagactgctgatatcgcgccaagtgtagtaaggcAACGTCCAagcttcttcgagctggtccagcgagtcctctcggctgatctggttgcttcggtcgtcgtacgtcttcgtcctcggagaaccgtattctaagtccgtggggaggacggcctcgaccccatagactagaaagaacggcgtgaagcccgtggcccggctcggcgtcgtcctcagactctagaccaccgagggtagcttcttcatccatcgcttgctaaacttgttgaggtcgttgtagatcctgggTTTAAGTccttgcaaaatcataccgttggcacgctccacctgcccattcgtcatggggtgagctacggcggcccagtccacacggatgtggtggtcctcgcagaagtccaggaacttttcccagtgaactgcgtgccattgtcggtgatgatagcattcgggactccaaagcgatggatgatattggtgaagaacgccaccgcctgctcggacctgatactgtttaagggtcggacctcgatccacttggagaatttgtcgatggcgaccaccaggtgcgtgaagcccccgggtgccttctgcaaggggccgacgaggtccagaccccacacagcaaatggccaagtgataggtatcgtctgcagggcctgagcgggcaggtgtgtctgctttgcatagaattgacacccccggtaggagcgcacaatcctagtggcggtagccaccgcagttggccagtagaagccttgtcggaaggcatttcccacgagggctcgaggtgcggcatggtggccacaagcccccgagtgtatttcttgtaacagctcttgtccttgggcgacggagatgcatcgctggaggatgcccgagggactgcggtgaTAGAGCTCCCTTTCATCACGCAGcaaaacgaatgacttggcgcgccgagccagtcgccgagctttggccttgtcgaggggcagctctcctcggaggagatattccaggtacggggtctgccagttcgggaccggtgtgaccccattccgctctccctcgacgcgcagggcgtCACCCTCAgcggccgagggcacctcgggctcgGTCGAGGCTTCCTCGGGCTTGGCTGAGGGtatctcgggcgtgtcgtcgatcttgatggagggttgatgtatatccctggagaagacgtccgggggaaccggtgtccgccccgaggctattttagccagctcatccgcagtctcattgaatcgtcgagcgacgtggttgagttctagcctgtagaacttgtcctccaggcgtcaAACTTCatggcagtaggcctccatcttccgattgtagcagtgggagttcttcatgacttggtcaatgacaagctgcgagtcgccacgagcgtcgaggcgccgaacccctagctcgacggcgatgcgcagcccATTAACCAATgcttcatactcggccacgttgtttgacgccagaAAATGAAGGCGGATCATGTAGCGAAGatgttttccgaggggtgagatgaagagcaagcccacGCCTGCCccagttttcatcagcgacccgtcgaagtacatggtccaaagctcgggttAGATTGGAGTCGTCggtaactgggtgtcagtccactcagctaggaagtcggccaagacttgggattttatggcctttcgaggggcgaatgaaagtgtttcgcccatgagttccactgcccatttcgctatcctacccaaggcctctcgggactggatgatctctcccagaggaaaggatgacaccacagtcaccgggtgagactcgaagtagtgtcgcagcttccgccgtgtcagaatcactgcgtagagcagcttttggatctgcgggtagcggattttggtctcgaatagcacttcgctgatgaagtagactggcctctgaacgagcagtgtatgcccttcttctcgtctatcgactacgaccgcggcgctgaccacctgagtggttgcggctacgtagatcaagagggcttctcccgcagcggggggcaccaagatgggtgcatttgtaaggagcgccttcaagttcccgagggcttcctcggcctcgggggtccaagtgaagcgctgggtcttccttaagaggcgatacaggggcaatcctttttcgccaaggcgtgagatgaaacggctcagagccgcaaggcatcccatgaccctctgtactcctttcaaatcttttatcggtcccatgttggtgatggccgcgattttctccgggttggcctctatgccccgctcggagacgatgaaccccaggagcatgcctcgggggactctgaagacacacttctcggggttgagtttcacgcctttagctctcagacacttgaat from Zea mays cultivar B73 chromosome 6, Zm-B73-REFERENCE-NAM-5.0, whole genome shotgun sequence harbors:
- the LOC100282622 gene encoding triacylglycerol lipase, producing the protein MAQKDLYLPFLALSIIACCLMNLQTVLSSSSRMRNSTDDISDDKCPPQPHPLGMCRSRVAAYGYPCEEYHVTTEDGYILSLKRIPYGLSGATEMTRTPVLLFHGLLVDGFCWVLSTPKQSLGFILADGGFDVWIANSRGTESSRRHTTLSPQDPAFWDWTWDQLADYDLPAVLEFVYNRTGGMKVHYVGHSLGTLIILAAFSENRLTDIVRSAALLCPIAYLNSMESRLILLATRIFLAETIHMLGYHEFNPVGPVAKEVLGKVCVDPEVDCYDLFSAVAGPDCCLNTSTTCIFLQHGPQSSSIKNMIHMSQLVRKETIRKYDYGSEKENTKRYNQTRPPTYNLSSIPSHVPLFLTHGGQDFLGDVADTRHLLRTLLSQHDSDDIEVLYMPDYAHGDFIMGYNAPQLIYKPMVEFFKRH